One genomic segment of Esox lucius isolate fEsoLuc1 chromosome 15, fEsoLuc1.pri, whole genome shotgun sequence includes these proteins:
- the ccdc28a gene encoding coiled-coil domain-containing protein 28A isoform X1 gives MRHYWAVQSIPVQWITYNEAMEERKLKRKSSRLSTSQAPAPPSSTSARKNTASSGRHLGFSHMSTQASQKSKSRRGAKSRPQQASGSKASQGQAAPIQHSFLTDVSDVQEMEKGLLNLLNDFHNGKLRAFGNECSIDEMEHVREMQEKLARLHFDLYGEVDDMPEDQRKMACDSNMDKLLLNLEELSSSIQKLNLADSQEVPRTASV, from the exons ATGCGCCATTATTG GGCTGTGCAGTCCATTCCAGTGCAGTGGATAACCTATAATGAGGCCATGGAGGAGAGGAAGCTGAAGAGAAAGAGTTCCAGGCTGTCCACCAGCCAAGCCCCTGCCCCACCATCCAGCACCAGTGCCCGGAAGAACACAGCCTCCTCTGGACGCCACCTGGGCTTCAGTCACATGAGTACGCAGGCCAGTCAGAAGAGCAAGAGCCGCAG gggtgCGAAGAGCAGGCCGCAGCAAGCTTCAGGCAGTAAGGCCAGCCAAGGCCAGGCCGCCCCCATCCAGCACTCTTTCCTGACGGATGTGTCTGACGTCCAGGAGATGGAGAAGGGACTGCTGAACCTCCTTAATGACTTCCACAATGGAAAACTGCGTGCCTTTG GTAATGAGTGTTCTATAGATGAGATGGAGCATGTCAGGGAGATGCAGGAGAAGCTGGCACGGCTGCACTTTGACCTCTACGGTGAGGTGGATGACATGCCTGAGGACCAACGCAAGATGGCCTGTGACTCAAACATGGACAAACTGCTGCTCAAT CTTGAGGAACTCAGTTCATCCAT TCAAAAGTTGAATCTAGCAGACAGCCAGGAAGTCCCCAGGACAGCCAGCGTCTGA
- the ccdc28a gene encoding coiled-coil domain-containing protein 28A isoform X2: MEERKLKRKSSRLSTSQAPAPPSSTSARKNTASSGRHLGFSHMSTQASQKSKSRRGAKSRPQQASGSKASQGQAAPIQHSFLTDVSDVQEMEKGLLNLLNDFHNGKLRAFGNECSIDEMEHVREMQEKLARLHFDLYGEVDDMPEDQRKMACDSNMDKLLLNLEELSSSIQKLNLADSQEVPRTASV, from the exons ATGGAGGAGAGGAAGCTGAAGAGAAAGAGTTCCAGGCTGTCCACCAGCCAAGCCCCTGCCCCACCATCCAGCACCAGTGCCCGGAAGAACACAGCCTCCTCTGGACGCCACCTGGGCTTCAGTCACATGAGTACGCAGGCCAGTCAGAAGAGCAAGAGCCGCAG gggtgCGAAGAGCAGGCCGCAGCAAGCTTCAGGCAGTAAGGCCAGCCAAGGCCAGGCCGCCCCCATCCAGCACTCTTTCCTGACGGATGTGTCTGACGTCCAGGAGATGGAGAAGGGACTGCTGAACCTCCTTAATGACTTCCACAATGGAAAACTGCGTGCCTTTG GTAATGAGTGTTCTATAGATGAGATGGAGCATGTCAGGGAGATGCAGGAGAAGCTGGCACGGCTGCACTTTGACCTCTACGGTGAGGTGGATGACATGCCTGAGGACCAACGCAAGATGGCCTGTGACTCAAACATGGACAAACTGCTGCTCAAT CTTGAGGAACTCAGTTCATCCAT TCAAAAGTTGAATCTAGCAGACAGCCAGGAAGTCCCCAGGACAGCCAGCGTCTGA